The sequence TGCTGTCCCCTAACCTGGTAAGCAAGGcacttggctttgggaaggagtcaTGGGCTCTGACAAGGTCCTGGAGTCctcctgcttccttcccaaagcctagttagcacttccccagctttgggaaccgggggggaggggggctcttgGATCCTACCCAAGCGAGCCTTGTGTCTCCTTCCTTAAGCCTGGCACAGCTTTGCCCACCTTTAGGAAGGGCCAAGTGGGTGCAAAATTTTGGCCTTGCCCAGGGTGCCATAgtaccaaagtctgccactgtcgGTCAATCCCATATAGCTAGTTTTTAAAAGCCAAGATAGGCAAGGGTCATGGGGTCCATTGGGCAGCTTCATTTCTCGAATCCCATTCACTACATCCTCAGGCCACGATAATCTAAACTGATCCAGCAAAGATGGAACAAAGAGGACACATTTTGTGAATACCATTTGACTGGCGCTAATCATGGTATGCAACTCTGAATCTGATTGATTCCATCCCTAAAGAGTTTCTAAAGTTATAATAGCAGGTTGCTAACGTTAtaagaaaaatgctctcctggcCAGATAACAAGTGTATATTCAGCATTGAAAAGCTCTTCCAGGCAGCTAGTTGTGGACACAATTGTGGTGAAGAAGTAAGCTGTCTTTACCACTGCCCCTTCCCTTCCATTACCAGGTACAGAAATGAAACCTCAACCATGTTTGAGCTGATTCTGTTTCAGATCACCTCCACTTGCTCTCTAGTCATTGATCCTCCTGCCCACAGTAATATCGCATGGCAGCCTTGCActggggagatctgggttcaaatctacATTTACTTGGCCAGCTACACCCTAGGGGCTTTCATGACTatgcaaggggagagagaaaagctaTAAAAACCAACTTGAGCTGCTTTGTTGAAGGATGGAATAAAACTGAAGGCATatctaaattatttttatttcataccaGTTTGTTTTGGTAGGGACAACAACTGACAAAAGGGGTTTAGTAATGATGTCAATAACGGCGCATGTTGCTAGTGATAAAAAGCAGCATGGTTAGAAAAACAAGTGAAGATCACTTCTCAATATATGTGTtcggaaaagggggaaaaatctgtTTCGGATGGAAGAGAGATCCAAACATTAGCTCTAAAGGCAGAAAACAATTTCTATATTTCCAACATGATTTAATTGAGGCAGTTGTATCCCTCAGATCTAGGTGTTGTGCACTGTTTAATTGCCCATAAAATAATAAGGCACTTTATTTGCAGAGTGACGACCAAGTCCTACCAACACCTCCTGGCCTTGGTGTTTGCTGTTGATGAGATGAATGAGAACCCCAAGATCTTGCCCAATGTCACTCTtggattccacatctatgatagctatTCTGATTCAAAGATGGCCTACCGAACCACTCTGGATCTGCTCTTTAAATCACATCACTTTGTCCCCAACTATAAATGTGGCATTCAGAAAAATGTAGTAGGAGTCATTGGGGGACTTAGCTCTGAAACCTCCTCATCCATGGCAGATGTCTTCGGTctttacaagattccacaggtagaatATGGGTATTGAAAAATTGGTATTTCATATTACAATTCActcttttctccttccaataggAGTCTGTTGATACATAAATATGAAGTGGTAAAATGGAAAAGGGAAATGGGTTGCCATATATGGATATATTTTAGGGGGTATAATATTAGTACCCAACAATGTACATGAAATGACCCAGGTTCTATAGAATGTGTGTACAGTATATTTAATGGAAAATTGTTTGAATATTCCAGTTTGATAAATTTCACATTACATCATTCCTGAAAGCACTGCCCTAGCTGCATGAGAGGTATACCAGTCCCAATTCATAGTGATgaagcttgcttttaaaaaaaaggtaaaggacccctgatatttaagtccagtcacagacgactctgggattgctgcactcatcttgctttacaggccaagggagccggcgtttgtccacagacagtttttccgggtcatgtggccaccatgactaagccgcttctggcgaaaccagagcaatgcacggaaacaccatttaccttcccgctggagcagtacctatttatctacttgcactttttggcgtgctttcaaactgctgggttggcaggagctgggaccaaacaactggagctcaccccgtcgcggggtttcaaaccaccggccttctgatcggcaagcccaagaggctcagtggtttagaccacagcaccacccacgtccccctgaAGCTGGCTTACAAAGCCATAAATAACTTGAGACAACAATGTCCCTCTCCCTAGGAATCATATGATCCACTCCCTGTATACGTATGATGATGTTTAGTACTGTCCATTTTCAGAAGCTAATCAAAAACAAATTTCTTGTTATTTTTGAGGCATTTGGGGAGGGATATAGTGTTACCATATGGTGTTCTTCTGCTGCATTACTAGACTTCATATTAGTTGTCTTAATTTTTGCTGGTATTTTACTTTTATAGGATATGGTTTACTGtggtcaaaaaaaataaaatgtacaatATGCAGGATACATACAGGATTTCCAGGAGATCCTCCCACAAGATTTCTTAGTAGAAATGCCATCAACTTCTCTCTACAAGGGTTTTAAAGATTATAGACAAAAAGATCCTGATCAATTGCTTGTATTTCTCCTGGTCCACTTTAGAGTATTGTTGAAGGCACTGCAAGGATAAAAGCTCTCCTGTTCCTGGAGAGAATCTGTGTGTAAAAGTATGCAGCTGTGATGACTCTCATAATAATAGGAATTAATATCTACAAAATTAAATGAGCAatattgtttgtttggtttttgagcAATATATTTTCTATGTAAATGGGGGTTGGCCATGGCGAAGATTAGTAAATATGGGATATACAGGATTTATACTCAGATAAATGAGTGTGTTTTGAATTCTTGTTTTCACATGGAAAGGTTTGACTTTTTCCTTTTCAGATTTCATATGGTTCATTTGAACCAGCCACAAATGATCAAATCAAACGTGGTTTCTTCTACcgcatggtccccaatgaagaTCTTCAGTACAAGGGAATCATCCAGTTACTTCTGCTTTTCGGATGGAAATGGGTCGGGCTCATAACTCCAAATAATGAAGCTGGAGAACATTTCTTGCAGATCATTGAACCAATGCTTTACCAGACTGGAATCTGTTCAGAATTCACCGATAAAAATGAAGAACTTCCACATTTCACTGGTAACATACTGGATATGCTGGATGACACAGGGATTTTGACCCCAGCTTTCATATCAAGCAAAGCAAATGTGGTTGTTATATATGGAGAATCTATTTTTTGGGTAACTATTGCTATAGAGGCAAGGAATATGATTCAGCTGCTATTGCCTCCATCTAAGAGGAAGCAACATGTAGGAAAAGTATGGATTACAACAGCCCAAATTGATTTCTcattagctttttttaaaaaacttattgaaataaatatacaaatatgCCATGGTGCGTTCTCTTTTGCCATTCACTCCAAGGACATTCAAGACTTCTCAGACTTTCTGAGGAATGTAAAGCcttcctgggcagatgcggatgGTTTTACCAACGATTTCTGGGAACAAGCATTCATGTGTTCACTTTCAAATTCCACTGGGTCAGCAGACATATGTACTGgagaggagatgctggagagccttcctgcaccatattttgaaatgagcatgaccggtcacagctacagtatctttaatgctgtctatgctctggCACACGCCTTACATATTAGGTACTCCTCTGAAGCCAGCAGCAAAAGGATAAAGGGTGGAGACAGACTCTCTTCTCAGAATGTAGAGCCTTGGCAGGTAACTTATAAAGTGTTCACCTTGCAAAGTATTCAGTGTTGTGTGCTGTATTGATCTATAATGTGAGTTGGCATTCATCTATAAGTAAATAACTGAAAGTAATATATACATGAAAGAttaaccttaattttttttatttcctacAATTACACTAAACAGACTTTAGATTACACAGACTTTCATAAGTGACAGAATAGCAGCAACTACTTGAAAGGTTAATAATTGTTCTAAAAATACGCTGCTATATAGAACTGGCACTGTTCCAGTATTTCAGCTGGCATTTAAttagaccagtggttcctaaTTAGCTAATTAGTGAGGATCCACTATTTTTCAAAAGCTAAACCATGGAACCtctgcttttgaaaattttgataaggTAGCAAAGCAATTTTAAgaagaaaatgtggggtagccccaAATAAGTAGAGGATTTTTAGTCTACTaaaaaacagaccataaaatttgtgattttaccatgcaaaaatgacaaagattTAGTTGGAGCAGAGACCAATTCAATTTTATTAAAACATAGTACAAATGAACAAATTTTGACATTTCTAGCAGCTTCGAAACCTTTATCCATATATCtagctctatctatctatcatctatcatctatcatctatcatctatctatctatcatctatctatctatctatctatctatctaatcatctatctatcatctatctaagtaggaaacaggcagagggccttcttggtagtgacgccTTCCCTGGGTAACACCTGCCCTTCAgaggtcaaggagataaagaactacaaaacTTTTTCTCTCTCGGACTCTCCAATTTAAAGAGCACTAAAAAAATGTGTCCAAGGTTTTTCCCCCAATCCCACCTCGCTTGCCATCCAGCGACTCTTTCACAAGTTTTTCCCCTGCCAGAAAGCAGGAATTGGCCGCAAGCAGAGGCTGAATGATCCGTGGAAGGTTTTCCCTGTGCAATTAACAAGAAAAGTGAGTACCCCAGCAGGGGATGGTACTGCAGACCCCCTGGGTGTGTTCTGTGGAAACTCTGGGGTCCCCAGACCTCTAATAGTGAACCACTGAATTAGACAACTTGTTGTATGAGGTTAATGGCATCAATTGGCCAAGTGGAATGTATCTGAAGCTGTCAAAAATGACGCTTGGGGCCACCTGCACCATGTTCCTCCCCACATTGTGGGTGTCCCATgcacatgtgtgatgtcacatgctCCATGTGTTGTCACACACTGGGAGGAGCCCCAGCCGCCCCCTCCAGGCTTTTCAGAGGCCTTTTTAGGGTATCTCCTAATGGCCTTCAGAGTCTATAAGGGGCTTCATCGCCCCTTCCCACTGCTCCATAGGAGCCCACTGCTGTAGCAGGCAGGCCCACCAGAGCCCTTCTGgctgcagaatattgagggggggtCTGACCCCCTCATTGAACAATTTGTGGGTGCATGGGCATATGCCTATCCGCATATAAGACGagcatcgtcttatacatggaaaaatgtgGTACCTTCTGTTTAAATACTTTTTAGCTTTCCAAAGCATTTTACAGATTTTAAATGACAGTACCCCACCTTACTTATGCTCGTCTATGATGGTAATAAAAAAAGATTGCTTGAGTAGGATAACTCTTGTAGAAAAATAACTTAAATCCTTCTGGGATTTAAGACTATTACAACATTTTCTAGGActtctgaatctctttccaccTAGGTCCACTCATTGCTACAAAGGATctcattcaacaacagtgctggggatgAAATCACATTGAATGAACATGGAGAAATAGCAGCTGGCTTTGATATTATAAACctggtcactttcccaaataatTCCTATGTCAGGGTCAAAGTCGGAAAGCTGGATCCTCAGGCCCCTCCTGGCAAAGAACTCATCATTAATGGGAACGGAATCCAATGGCACAGAGTCTTCACTCAGGTAAGGAAATCACTGTGGGGGGAGGTGCTGCCCAACTGCTGCTGCCACTAGTAATAATGCtgctactaataattttattaataacAAATGAACCACGTAATCAAAAAGAGCAATATGCACAGAAGACATGTCACACCAAGAAGGACCGATGGCTATCAGACAGTGTTGTCCAACATGCTTGTTGGTCCAAGGCGGTATTCCGGTTAGTAGCATTAGGTAGATTGCTAACATTGTAATCTTCTGGTGCCTCTTGTAACTCTAGTGTCAAGATGGAATGCTAGAAGCCGGGATGTACGTAATTGTGTGTCAGGTTGGCCCCTGCCACAGGCCCGGGCCCAGGGGGAGCCCCCCAAATCATGACTTGCTCGGAGTGGTTACTAGCCTGGCTGCTGAGCCATATACTCCATCGGCTGTGGGCAAGGCATGCAGGCTCCTCTCAAAGCCTCATGTTTCTGATTTATTCAATCCAAGGCTTATCAGCACTGGTTGCCAACAaaatcatatattttttaaaaaggtcattggaaaaatgttggaaataTTTCTTTTGGAAAAAGTCGCAACTTATTTTATGTACGCATTGTATTGTAGTTCCCAGCTTTTTATGAAGTTGGTTTTCTAAAACCAGTCCACCACAACCCCAATACATCTGCGCACCATCTTCGCTGCCTCTCTTTTTTCCAATGGTATAAGTGATAGGGCTGTCCAAATAGGAGCAAAACCACAGTAATTCACTACCTCCAAATCTCAACTCCTTGAAGCTCACTAAGGCGACATCAAGTGAAATTACAGCAGCAAAGAGCAGGAGGCTGTAGTACCATAAAAAGAAATAACCAGTAGTGTATTAGATCAAATTATCTGATGGTTGTAGCAATGGTCAATCTAGGTATGAACATTGTAATCTTCTTGTGTTTGTATGATGCTTAGAACTATAACTTTTTCTCCCACTGTGTATGTGCTGCTTTGGCACATAGAAAACCTATAGTTAACATTTCTGGCCCTCCTACTTACTGGTAGATCACCTGATGTTACATGAATCCCCTAAAATATTGTCTTAATATTAACCTCTTCGCGTCTCTTTGGATAGGTGCCACCCCTTTCATTATGTAATGCCAACTGCCTTCCTGGttatgagaagaaaaagaaggaggggaagaagttCTGTTGTTATGATTGTGATCCATGTCCTCGTGGGATGTTCTCAAATGAGAAGGGTGAGAGATGCCATATCACCATATAtaccaagtaaaggtaaagggactcctgaccattaggtccagtcgtggctgactctggggttgcggcgctcatctcactttattggccgagggagccggcgtacagcttcagggtcatgtgtccaccatgactaagccgcttctggcaaaccagagcagcacatggaaatgccccttaccttcccgccggagcggtacctatttatctacttgcactttgacgtgctttcgaaatgataggttggcaggagcagggaccgagcaacaggagctcaccctgtcacggggattcgaaccgccgacgttctgattggcaagtcctaagctctgtggtttaacccacagcgccacccgcgtcccattctaaACATTATTGCATACAATATtctctaattttttaaaatatatatatattttattgaagttttcttggtttacaaaggtatgtgcagtgtctctttttttcaagttacattttccataggtcagttcatttgttgagacattagggttacattaggaagagaaaagcggggaagaggtggagggggcgaTGGTGCGTGGCGGGTGGGGTCAGGAGGTgatatttctattttgcttaatgtatgtgtggggttttgtgtcagcgtagATTGTGCAGGTGCTCTTTGCTATTCgcatgtgttcctttggtggtgagagagattggggttggcctagggtgcagTTGCTTGCTTGTGGTTGcttgtggtgaactttgtttttgtgtgtgaatgtgggtaggtgggtgttttggatcaggtaaccatattgattcatatgctgttggtggattttgtcattgtcttgttgggctgtgtatgtgataaaggggagccataccggagtGAAGGTATCTtctattggttaatttttctagtagtgctgtttcccatactatttggtaccattggtccatgcttactcctgacaggtcttttCAGTGTCTGACTATGATGTTTGTggttgctgagagtaggtgggttatgagttctttgtgatgtgagtgggcattgttgtcttggaatatgtttagtagggccagttctggggtgatttctaatacttgcttagttattttacatttcttgtatggctgttgtccagaatagttggattttggggcattcccaccacatgtgtaggtatgtgcctgtggaggtgcaccctctccagcattttggtgaggttcctgggtgtattagcgctagtttccttgttGTTGGGTAATATTCTCTAATGTTTCATGCAGTTTCTCATTGATGGTGGCTCACTGCTGTGCtgccacattttaataacacattttcaTGATATacaccatgagtgtagatccgccCCTCTGTTTTGATGCAAAAAGACATAAAAATTGTACATGCATTCTGCCCTGGAAGAAACCaaggttttgggggagggaggatgGAAAAGAATTGGGGTCTTTATTCTAAGAACAAGGTTCCTTGGGAACTTTATCTTCAAAGCTTCTAGGGCACAAGCATTTCGACTAGAAGTTTTGAAACTTATCCTCGTAGAAACACTACGGTAAGGGAACTCatgatttaaaaaaacctcttaaACATATACTGGATTGTTTCAAATTGTCATACCACCTTTTTTCAGGATTGGAAACCTGTGCCAGATGTCCTCCAGAGCAATATCCAAATGAAGAGCAGAATCAGTGCATTCCCAAGAAACCACACGTCTTAGgctttggggaaactttggccaTTGTTTCAACTTTCTCTGCGCTTTTATTCTCTCTTATCACAGCTATGGTACTTGGCATTTTCATTAAGCACCGGGACACTGCCATCGTCAAGGCCAACAACAGAAGCCTCACTTAcattctcctcatctccctcctcttgtgtttcctctgctccttgaTGTTCATTGGAATGCCTAATAAGGCAACCTGCCCACTCCGACAAACGGcttttggcattgtcttctctgtGGCCCTCTCCAGCATCTTGGCCAAGACTATTTCAgtggttttggcattcatggctaccAAGCCAGATTCCACAATCAGGAAGTGGGTAGGCAAAAAACTGGCCTATtccattgtcctttcctgctctgtgattcaaGTAGGAATCTGTGCCTCCTGGTTGGCAACCTCtgccccattcccagatgtggacatgcactcaatgactgaagaaattatattcttatgtaatgaagggtcagttcTCATGTTCTATTGCGTTttaggctacatgggcttcctggccattatcagcttcactgtggccttcttagccaggaagctgcctgacagcttcaatgaagccaagttcatcaccttcagcatgctggtcttctgcagtgtttggttctCCTTTATTCCCACATACTTgagcaccagaggaaaatacatggtggctgtggagatcttctccatcttggcttccagtgctgggctgctgggttgcatcttttcccctaaatgctacattattgtggtgaggcctgagctgaataaCAGAGAGCAGCTGACACGGCGAAAGACGTAAATAACAGTATAGTTTGTCATTTCTGTATTTAGACTCTGTAGACTTGTTGGCATGGTAATTTCACTGTGTGTTTTTCCAAGAAGGGAAGTTAAATGAAATGATGAAAATAACAGAAGAGGATTGTCTTATCCAGCGCTTATTTtataaaaaggagagaaaatgtttagtggtactctcgttttcctactcatattgaaattctgccccttaataaggccaaacttagattcacaaaatgtttagggttatgcaTCTCCCTGCATCCcctcggggggggggatcactGGTGTTATCATCTATGTTCTTGATATCCAGCATTGTTGCATATGAGATGTAAATGAAACAGGACTATGTTTATTTAAGAAACCATGGATTATATGCAAAAACTTTGAATGCCTATACATTCCGTTTCTCTTCTTCTCCTGCATCCAAAGAAATGCCCCCCAAGAGGCCCTGAACATCTCCTGAGGAGGAGGTGATGGGGTACAGAGAGAAGAGATGAAAAGGAACACAAAAATTTGAGAAGCTGTCTTATCATGAGTCCATGAGTCTATCCAGCAGGGCTGTGCTCCAGATTTGACCATGCCCCAAGCCATATTGTCCCTATTTTGGGTGACCGTCTATTAAGTTCATGTTAGACAGCCATAAAATTGCAGCAGATGGGATCTGAGATACTTTGTCTTCACTATATGCCTAACTGCCCTAGCAAAGAGGCTGAGCCATTTCAAAAAGTTTGCGCAAGTAAATGAAGGGAGCCAGGCAGTAAAGATATTTTATGTTTAGGTAAGGATGAAGAAGAAGGTAAGAATCCAGTAGTAACAGCCAAAGATTGTTTGCCCACTGCCACTCTCAAGATTCAGTTTCCAGCTTGTGTCATCACACCTCAAGGAAGCCAATCAAGAAATGGCTCTATGTTCATTACCAACCCAACCATTCCCCTACATGTACTGATTATTTTAAGAAATGCATGGAAAGTGACAATTTCATGGTAACAGTAATTCTATTAAATCATGGGTCATGTTTTGTGTGATTCATTTTGAGGAGCCTACATTTATGTATGTATTCATTTACGATGTTCATTATATGTGGAAGCAGAACATTTAAAAGTGCTGCAAACTGAAAATCACATGGGCATTCCACTAGAAATTCCAGGCACAAAAAGACACCTCTAACCAATTTTAGAATTCCCAGTATAAACCTGGATTTCTACACTTCTGGAATCTCTTAACTCAATCGACATAAGACTGTGCAGGGAGCCAGGAAGTGACTCACCTTGCCATATATAGAGACTGCTCCAGATTCAGAGGTCTCTAATACCTAACATACCCCTAGTGGATCAATATCACCCTAGCGGTGGAGCCTTATTCTACACCCCACTCTTATTTGCACCAGGGGTCatcaatctgtggccctccagatggtgctgaATTGCAGCTCCCACCAGCTTACAACAGACCATTGctatcaaggatgatggaagctgtagaccaaaaacatctggacggcatAACAGTGCCTATCAGTGCCTTacactggggtgccttgaatgatggtcaggggtgccaccgACAACACTGACCTCtgttcctctttccctccctccctcctctcatgCCCTCTTGTGACTCGGTCTCCCAAAAGTTTCCACAGCATTGGCTACATGCTCTCCAGATGAATGGTGTCTCTGGGACTGCCCAGGGGGTGCTTCCTAGCAGTAGGGCTGTGTTAGGAGGTACCCCTGTTTGGGGTAAGGGGGCAGCTCAGAAACCAGGGTCAGCAGCATCAGcttcctggaggactcccaaggagagggcagaggagaggaggctgagggaaaacACCACAAGGGTGGGTGTTTAAAAaatggtgagaggctgccagctctgcaggcaaggggtgacataactggggtCCTGAAcctcacaggggtgccacagaatgAATGTAGTTGGAGAAgtgagccatggactcaaaagcCTCTGCCTGTCAGGCTGCCAGGAAAGCCCTTCCATTTGTGGTTCAACGCTTTAAGCAGACAAGGCAGGGCTTGAGAGTAATCAACTTTAAAGCTCAGTAACCAACGAGACATCGCATGGCACTTCCATCAGCTAAGCAGGTCAGTTGCAGAAATTAAATTCCTGCCCCTTTCACCCCCCATTTATACCTCCCTTCCTAATTGTTCCAGTCTTTTCTCAACTCTTTGTTCCTGCACTGAGAATGGGGAAGCGGAAGGAGATGAATTAGTTCTGTATGGCAGAGCAGAATACACCCCCTATTCCTTCTCTATCACCTCCGTGGCTACCTCAAGCCTCTCCCTTTCATGTTCACTCTCTGCTGATGATTCTTCTCTGTCCCACCTGTCTGAACCTGGTTCAAAGTCTCCTTCCCCCTCAGGTGCCTCCTGGGTCACTGGCTGCCACTACTCTTCCTCGTCCAGCCAGGGCCTGACACTCTCTTAGATGTTCCCAAGCATGTCACTCTGCTTCAAACGGTATATACATGTCCTTTCAAAAGTAGCTGGACTGTATTATCCGGGGTCTCTATATCCTGATATGCTTTGGACCATTTCCATCATTGTTTCCAAGATCTAGCAACTGGAATCAATATTGCATATGTCAGAGAGTGTTAGGGCCAATAGTAGTAGGAAAttagacaaatggggaaaggatgcAGTTGCTTCACCTCTAAACACATTTTGATAGAGAAGTTTTTAGGTGAAATATAGATGCCTGTCTACAGGtagaatgtttttctttttcttggtttgtttttagTTCTGGGTGTCCTGCGTTAGCAAGAATATTGGACAAGATGACCTTGGAGGCTTCTTCCTAACCTTTGATTCTGCGATGTGACAAACATGTTTACTTTGGCAGTTCTCCTACTAGTGATGCAACACATTGCAAGTCCAACAACATTGCAAAAGTAATTATCTTCTCTATAATTATTAAAATTATGGTAATCAATTCACCTAGAAAAGCTCCAGAAGGCTGAAtgggaaataagaaaaaaataattaaatctgAAATGATTAAAAGCACTCCGGTGTTCCATAGAGAGCTAAGGTAAGCTAAGGAGAGGTGAGGCCAGCTTTTGCTTTTCATTGTATTGGTTAGATTTCAAATCATAGCATTTTTTGTGGCAGTGTTGAAGTTAAGGAGCAGGTGGATACCTGCCCCTTTAAGTACAGAATTGGCAGAGTCAGTGGTCACAAAATAAATCCTGTTCAAGTTAGGCTGATGACAATTACAATATTGTAGACAGTTAAAGGAGATTCCAGGTGTAGAAGGATACTTGTGATGaggatgttgttgctgctgcttctcctgctgcttcccaaTATGGTGCCCCAAGTGCACACTGTTGTTTACAGCGGAAATAATCCTGTGCATATTCCACATGAATGGTATGAACCAGGTGACCTTATCATTGGTGGGATAATGTCTCATATCTATTACCTATTGCCCAGCATCTCCTTCCATGAACACCCATCTCGGGCCTTTATTAACAGCCCAGTGTAAGTAAAGGGCTCTTAAgttcatttcatttattctttCAACAATTATATCTGACTATAAAGCATTTGGTTTGCTTTGAAACCCAATGGAAGAATAAAGCCAATAATAAGATTTTATAAGACTATTTTATAACCTGCTTCAAGATTCATGGTATCTCTCTATCCTCCAGTGAAGCATAGT comes from Podarcis raffonei isolate rPodRaf1 chromosome 13, rPodRaf1.pri, whole genome shotgun sequence and encodes:
- the LOC128399047 gene encoding vomeronasal type-2 receptor 26-like, coding for MNENPKILPNVTLGFHIYDSYSDSKMAYRTTLDLLFKSHHFVPNYKCGIQKNVVGVIGGLSSETSSSMADVFGLYKIPQISYGSFEPATNDQIKRGFFYRMVPNEDLQYKGIIQLLLLFGWKWVGLITPNNEAGEHFLQIIEPMLYQTGICSEFTDKNEELPHFTGNILDMLDDTGILTPAFISSKANVVVIYGESIFWVTIAIEARNMIQLLLPPSKRKQHVGKVHSLLQRISFNNSAGDEITLNEHGEIAAGFDIINLVTFPNNSYVRVKVGKLDPQAPPGKELIINGNGIQWHRVFTQVPPLSLCNANCLPGYEKKKKEGKKFCCYDCDPCPRGMFSNEKGLETCARCPPEQYPNEEQNQCIPKKPHVLGFGETLAIVSTFSALLFSLITAMVLGIFIKHRDTAIVKANNRSLTYILLISLLLCFLCSLMFIGMPNKATCPLRQTAFGIVFSVALSSILAKTISVVLAFMATKPDSTIRKWVGKKLAYSIVLSCSVIQVGICASWLATSAPFPDVDMHSMTEEIIFLCNEGSVLMFYCVLGYMGFLAIISFTVAFLARKLPDSFNEAKFITFSMLVFCSVWFSFIPTYLSTRGKYMVAVEIFSILASSAGLLGCIFSPKCYIIVVRPELNNREQLTRRKT